A genomic segment from Stegostoma tigrinum isolate sSteTig4 chromosome 1, sSteTig4.hap1, whole genome shotgun sequence encodes:
- the slc26a1 gene encoding sulfate anion transporter 1 isoform X1, with amino-acid sequence MLFTPLGHMVLEFSRPDSENFRTTHLSCIIHYRKRMENEEQLSKMELQLESQIQIERTVKEKVAVKKVIEKKLQENFSCSLDKLKTLITGFFPVLQWLPKYKLKEWILGDTISGILVAVVMVPQSIAYALLAGLETSSSLYASFFSCIIYFLMGTSRHISVGIFSLICLLVGQVVDRELQLAGFDVDEDSKMMPIAMANADNWNKSDVNPTMLMNFTLPGSLNFECDRKCYAVSVSAALTFMCGIYQVLMAVFNLGFVSKYLSEPLLDGFATGASITIVTMQVKYLIGIKLPRSHGPGSVVVTWINIFKNIHKTNFCDLITTAICMPLLIASKELGERYKHKLKFPFPMELTIVVIATLISHFVNLNEMYGSSITGAIPTGFLPPKVPNWHLLPRVAMDAVTLAIISFAFTISLSELFAKKHGYTIQANQETYALGFCNVVQSFFHSYASSATLVKTLVKDSSGCQTQLSSVVSAVLVLMLLLFLAPVFYSLQKCVLASIIIVSLRGALMKFRDLPKQWKMSKIDTLVWWVTMLSVTLISTELGLFTGVTFSLLCVIVRTQVPRAALLGQIQGSTLYEDQAEYNNLTPIPQIKIFRFEAPLYYANKDFFMDSLMKKVELNPALEIAKQKKEESKQIKNKEEKAFNGNIKQEQTVVSKRLIPKVYNFHTIILDCSTIQFLDTVGINTMKTVLKDYNEIGIRVLLANCNPSVIDSLTRGGYFGEICKEVGTQLFYSVHAAVQYAKASWPEPGNSTL; translated from the exons AACTTTAGAACCACTCATCTATCGTGCATCATACACTACAGGAAAAGAATGGAAAACGAAGAACAATTATCTAAAATGGAACTTCAGTTAGAATCTCAAATACAGATTGAAAGAACAGTGAAAGAAAAAGTTGCTGTGAAGAAAGTTATTGAAAAGAAGCTGCAAGAAAATTTCTCATGTTCATTGGACAAACTTAAAACTCTGATAACTGGTTTCTTTCCTGTCCTTCAATGGCTTCCAAAGTACAAATTAAAAGAATGGATCTTGGGTGATACCATTTCGGGTATACTTGTTGCTGTTGTCATGGTTCCTCAATCAATAGCATATGCGTTGCTGGCTGGTTTAGAAACAAGTTCCAGTTTGTACGCTTCCTTCTTCTCCTGTATTATTTATTTCCTGATGGGTACCTCACGCCATATTTCAGTGGGCATTTTCAGTTTAATATGCCTCTTGGTGGGACAAGTGGTTGATCGGGAACTTCAGCTGGCTGGATTTGATGTAGATGAAGACAGCAAAATGATGCCAATAGCAATGGCCAACGCAGATAACTGGAACAAGAGTGATGTCAATCCTACCATGTTGATGAATTTCACTCTTCCTGGATCACTGAATTTTGAATGTGATAGAAAATGCTATGCTGTCAGTGTTTCAGCCGCCCTTACATTTATGTGTGGCATTTATCAG GTACTTATGGCAGTTTTCAACCTTGGATTTGTATCAAAGTATTTATCCGAGCCCTTGCTAGACGGATTTGCAACTGGTGCCTCAATCACTATTGTAACAATGCAAGTCAAGTACCTCATTGGAATAAAGCTACCACGTAGTCATGGACCCGGCAGTGTTGTTGTAACTTGGATAAACATTTTTAAGAATATTCATAAAACCAATTTCTGTGATCTGATAACAACTGCCATTTGCATGCCCCTGCTAATTGCTTCCAAAGAATTAGGAGAACGATATAAGCACAAGCTCAAGTTCCCTTTCCCAATGGAACTGACCATTGTAGTTATAGCTACATTAATATCTCACTTTGTAAATCTAAATGAAATGTATGGTTCAAGTATTACAGGAGCAATCCCAACTGGATTCTTACCCCCTAAAGTTCCAAACTGGCACCTCTTACCCAGAGTTGCCATGGATGCTGTAACACTTGCAATCATCAGCTTTGCCTTCACAATCTCACTGTCAGAGTTGTTTGCTAAAAAACATGGATACACAATACAAGCCAATCAAGAGACCTATGCTCTTGGATTCTGTAATGTTGTTCAATCATTCTTTCATTCATATGCTTCCAGTGCAACTCTGGTTAAAACACTTGTAAAAGATTCGAGTGGTTGTCAGACTCAACTGTCTAGTGTTGTCAGTGCTGTATTGGTCCTAATGCTGCTCCTTTTCTTAGCTCCTGTATTCTATTCTTTGCAGAAATGTGTCCTAGCATCCATCATTATTGTCAGTTTAAGAGGGGCTCTCATGAAATTTCGCGATCTGCCAAAGCAATGGAAGATGAGCAAAATTGACACACTTGTATGGTGGGTTACAATGTTATCTGTAACTTTAATAAGTACTGAACTAGGACTTTTTacaggggtaacattttcacttCTGTGTGTTATTGTTCGTACTCAAGTACCGAGAGCAGCTTTGTTAGGTCAAATCCAGGGTTCAACTCTATATGAAGATCAAGCAGAATACAATAACCTAACACCTATTCCCCAAATTAAAATCTTTCGTTTTGAAGCTCCGCTGTACTATGCTAATAAAGACTTCTTTATGGATTCCCTGATGAAAAAAGTTGAACTGAATCCGGCTTTGGAGATTGCAAAGCAGAAAAAAGAAGAaagcaaacaaataaaaaataaagaagaaaaagcatTCAATGGCAACATCAAACAAGAACAGACTGTTGTCAGCAAAAGACTGATTCCTAAGGTATACAATTTTCACACCATTATTCTAGACTGTTCCACAATACAATTCTTAGATACTGTTGGTATTAACACAATGAAGACAGTTTTGAAGGATTACAATGAGATTGGTATCAGGGTCCTTCTGGCCAACTGTAATCCTTCAGTCATTGACTCACTGACTAGGGGAGGATACTTTGGAGAAATTTGCAAGGAGGTGGGCACTCAGTTGTTTTACAGTGTGCATGCAGCTGTTCAGTATGCTAAAGCCAGCTGGCCTGAACCAGGTAATTCTACTCTTTAA
- the slc26a1 gene encoding sulfate anion transporter 1 isoform X2 has protein sequence MENEEQLSKMELQLESQIQIERTVKEKVAVKKVIEKKLQENFSCSLDKLKTLITGFFPVLQWLPKYKLKEWILGDTISGILVAVVMVPQSIAYALLAGLETSSSLYASFFSCIIYFLMGTSRHISVGIFSLICLLVGQVVDRELQLAGFDVDEDSKMMPIAMANADNWNKSDVNPTMLMNFTLPGSLNFECDRKCYAVSVSAALTFMCGIYQVLMAVFNLGFVSKYLSEPLLDGFATGASITIVTMQVKYLIGIKLPRSHGPGSVVVTWINIFKNIHKTNFCDLITTAICMPLLIASKELGERYKHKLKFPFPMELTIVVIATLISHFVNLNEMYGSSITGAIPTGFLPPKVPNWHLLPRVAMDAVTLAIISFAFTISLSELFAKKHGYTIQANQETYALGFCNVVQSFFHSYASSATLVKTLVKDSSGCQTQLSSVVSAVLVLMLLLFLAPVFYSLQKCVLASIIIVSLRGALMKFRDLPKQWKMSKIDTLVWWVTMLSVTLISTELGLFTGVTFSLLCVIVRTQVPRAALLGQIQGSTLYEDQAEYNNLTPIPQIKIFRFEAPLYYANKDFFMDSLMKKVELNPALEIAKQKKEESKQIKNKEEKAFNGNIKQEQTVVSKRLIPKVYNFHTIILDCSTIQFLDTVGINTMKTVLKDYNEIGIRVLLANCNPSVIDSLTRGGYFGEICKEVGTQLFYSVHAAVQYAKASWPEPGNSTL, from the exons ATGGAAAACGAAGAACAATTATCTAAAATGGAACTTCAGTTAGAATCTCAAATACAGATTGAAAGAACAGTGAAAGAAAAAGTTGCTGTGAAGAAAGTTATTGAAAAGAAGCTGCAAGAAAATTTCTCATGTTCATTGGACAAACTTAAAACTCTGATAACTGGTTTCTTTCCTGTCCTTCAATGGCTTCCAAAGTACAAATTAAAAGAATGGATCTTGGGTGATACCATTTCGGGTATACTTGTTGCTGTTGTCATGGTTCCTCAATCAATAGCATATGCGTTGCTGGCTGGTTTAGAAACAAGTTCCAGTTTGTACGCTTCCTTCTTCTCCTGTATTATTTATTTCCTGATGGGTACCTCACGCCATATTTCAGTGGGCATTTTCAGTTTAATATGCCTCTTGGTGGGACAAGTGGTTGATCGGGAACTTCAGCTGGCTGGATTTGATGTAGATGAAGACAGCAAAATGATGCCAATAGCAATGGCCAACGCAGATAACTGGAACAAGAGTGATGTCAATCCTACCATGTTGATGAATTTCACTCTTCCTGGATCACTGAATTTTGAATGTGATAGAAAATGCTATGCTGTCAGTGTTTCAGCCGCCCTTACATTTATGTGTGGCATTTATCAG GTACTTATGGCAGTTTTCAACCTTGGATTTGTATCAAAGTATTTATCCGAGCCCTTGCTAGACGGATTTGCAACTGGTGCCTCAATCACTATTGTAACAATGCAAGTCAAGTACCTCATTGGAATAAAGCTACCACGTAGTCATGGACCCGGCAGTGTTGTTGTAACTTGGATAAACATTTTTAAGAATATTCATAAAACCAATTTCTGTGATCTGATAACAACTGCCATTTGCATGCCCCTGCTAATTGCTTCCAAAGAATTAGGAGAACGATATAAGCACAAGCTCAAGTTCCCTTTCCCAATGGAACTGACCATTGTAGTTATAGCTACATTAATATCTCACTTTGTAAATCTAAATGAAATGTATGGTTCAAGTATTACAGGAGCAATCCCAACTGGATTCTTACCCCCTAAAGTTCCAAACTGGCACCTCTTACCCAGAGTTGCCATGGATGCTGTAACACTTGCAATCATCAGCTTTGCCTTCACAATCTCACTGTCAGAGTTGTTTGCTAAAAAACATGGATACACAATACAAGCCAATCAAGAGACCTATGCTCTTGGATTCTGTAATGTTGTTCAATCATTCTTTCATTCATATGCTTCCAGTGCAACTCTGGTTAAAACACTTGTAAAAGATTCGAGTGGTTGTCAGACTCAACTGTCTAGTGTTGTCAGTGCTGTATTGGTCCTAATGCTGCTCCTTTTCTTAGCTCCTGTATTCTATTCTTTGCAGAAATGTGTCCTAGCATCCATCATTATTGTCAGTTTAAGAGGGGCTCTCATGAAATTTCGCGATCTGCCAAAGCAATGGAAGATGAGCAAAATTGACACACTTGTATGGTGGGTTACAATGTTATCTGTAACTTTAATAAGTACTGAACTAGGACTTTTTacaggggtaacattttcacttCTGTGTGTTATTGTTCGTACTCAAGTACCGAGAGCAGCTTTGTTAGGTCAAATCCAGGGTTCAACTCTATATGAAGATCAAGCAGAATACAATAACCTAACACCTATTCCCCAAATTAAAATCTTTCGTTTTGAAGCTCCGCTGTACTATGCTAATAAAGACTTCTTTATGGATTCCCTGATGAAAAAAGTTGAACTGAATCCGGCTTTGGAGATTGCAAAGCAGAAAAAAGAAGAaagcaaacaaataaaaaataaagaagaaaaagcatTCAATGGCAACATCAAACAAGAACAGACTGTTGTCAGCAAAAGACTGATTCCTAAGGTATACAATTTTCACACCATTATTCTAGACTGTTCCACAATACAATTCTTAGATACTGTTGGTATTAACACAATGAAGACAGTTTTGAAGGATTACAATGAGATTGGTATCAGGGTCCTTCTGGCCAACTGTAATCCTTCAGTCATTGACTCACTGACTAGGGGAGGATACTTTGGAGAAATTTGCAAGGAGGTGGGCACTCAGTTGTTTTACAGTGTGCATGCAGCTGTTCAGTATGCTAAAGCCAGCTGGCCTGAACCAGGTAATTCTACTCTTTAA